From Nocardioides sp. HDW12B, the proteins below share one genomic window:
- a CDS encoding HNH endonuclease signature motif containing protein — MSAAPLISASGTDARVEVLDLNAAEALSFVTDRRRATDLAAAQELEGVAHWADLHRVGRADLLRGAVGAVDREIRDALPCRPLRDDETALGRERELRLAGQGAFMIEEYAVAELATALGLTEHSGRAYVGQAVELRDRLPRCWAQVMAGRLPVWEARQVAERTIPLSDETAAAVDAAVAPFAHRMTVGRIARLVEAAVLRHQPDLAAERAAEAAEHRGVWFDDQLDGTTDLSAHLDTPDAAALDHALDSVATTLGRLGDTDSRAVRRARALGVLADPQYALDLDATADGTGQSDDPATAARRVTPVRAVPTLHLHLHLDAVSAFGLDGSRAGNTEPGADQAEVDLVRVDRAGRRLGARTRETLERWVAGLTPGAGLHVTPVVDLTEEIAVDQYEIPSRLRRQVVERDPTCMFPWCGNAGRHDLDHLLAYVPMDEGGPPGQTSTSNLHRLCRFHHRLKTHGRWRVDRPPGGADPGVVWTSPHGRRYLVTSDGTTRLDPVEPPRS; from the coding sequence ATGTCAGCAGCACCCCTCATCTCCGCGTCGGGCACCGACGCGCGCGTCGAGGTGCTGGACCTGAACGCTGCTGAAGCCCTCTCCTTCGTCACCGACCGGCGGCGCGCGACCGACCTCGCTGCCGCGCAGGAGCTCGAGGGCGTGGCGCACTGGGCGGACCTGCACCGGGTGGGTCGGGCCGACCTGCTGCGCGGTGCGGTCGGTGCGGTGGACCGCGAGATCCGGGACGCGCTCCCCTGTCGCCCGCTGCGCGACGACGAAACCGCTCTCGGTCGCGAGCGTGAGCTCCGGCTCGCCGGTCAGGGCGCCTTCATGATCGAGGAGTACGCCGTCGCCGAGCTCGCAACGGCCCTCGGGCTGACGGAGCACAGCGGGAGGGCCTACGTCGGGCAGGCCGTGGAGCTGCGCGACCGGCTGCCTCGCTGCTGGGCGCAGGTGATGGCGGGGCGCCTCCCCGTCTGGGAGGCCCGTCAGGTCGCGGAGCGGACGATCCCGCTGTCCGACGAGACCGCCGCCGCGGTGGACGCGGCGGTGGCGCCCTTCGCCCACCGGATGACGGTGGGCCGGATCGCGCGGCTCGTGGAGGCCGCGGTGCTGCGCCACCAGCCCGACCTGGCGGCCGAGCGGGCCGCCGAGGCCGCGGAGCACCGTGGGGTGTGGTTCGACGACCAGCTCGACGGCACCACGGACCTCAGCGCCCACCTCGACACCCCCGACGCCGCGGCGCTGGACCACGCGCTCGACTCGGTCGCGACCACGCTGGGCCGGCTCGGTGACACCGACTCCCGCGCTGTACGGCGTGCGCGAGCGCTGGGTGTGCTGGCCGACCCGCAGTACGCGCTCGACCTGGATGCCACCGCCGACGGCACCGGGCAGTCCGACGACCCTGCTACCGCAGCGCGCCGGGTGACGCCGGTGCGGGCGGTCCCGACGTTGCACCTCCACCTGCACCTCGACGCCGTCAGCGCCTTCGGCCTCGATGGCTCTCGTGCGGGCAACACCGAGCCCGGCGCCGACCAGGCGGAGGTCGACCTGGTCCGTGTCGACCGTGCCGGGCGCCGGCTCGGTGCTCGGACGCGCGAGACCCTCGAGCGCTGGGTCGCCGGCCTCACTCCTGGGGCTGGCCTGCACGTCACCCCGGTGGTCGACCTGACCGAGGAGATCGCGGTCGACCAGTACGAGATCCCCTCCCGGCTGCGGCGCCAGGTCGTCGAGCGCGACCCCACCTGCATGTTCCCGTGGTGCGGCAACGCCGGCCGCCACGACCTCGACCACCTCCTGGCCTACGTGCCCATGGACGAGGGCGGGCCACCGGGCCAGACGTCGACGTCGAACCTCCACCGGCTCTGCCGCTTCCACCACCGACTCAAGACCCATGGTCGCTGGCGCGTCGATCGACCACCCGGCGGTGCAGATCCCGGGGTCGTGTGGACCTCCCCGCACGGCCGCCGCTACCTCGTCACCTCGGACGGCACCACGCGTCTCGACCCGGTCGAGCCGCCACGCTCCTGA
- a CDS encoding dihydrofolate reductase family protein, whose product MRPLRYSINVTLDGCVHHLAGTASEGIHRNAAANIARADALVLGRVTYQMMESAWRQRPDADPTDPSDPSTERPDWMSPFAQAIDAAPKYVASRTLAQVDWNAELIVGDVGEAVRRLKDELGEGLFLGGVQLPLVLAELGLIDEYELVVHPRIAGHGPRLLDGLSSYVDLELVDREDLGDGVVANRYRPTGAAPT is encoded by the coding sequence ATGCGGCCCCTGCGCTACTCCATCAACGTCACTCTCGACGGGTGCGTCCACCACCTCGCCGGCACGGCCAGCGAGGGCATCCACCGCAACGCGGCCGCCAACATCGCCCGCGCGGACGCCCTGGTCCTGGGGCGCGTGACCTACCAGATGATGGAGTCGGCCTGGCGGCAACGGCCGGACGCGGACCCCACGGACCCGAGCGACCCGAGCACCGAGCGCCCGGACTGGATGAGCCCGTTCGCGCAAGCCATCGACGCCGCCCCGAAGTACGTCGCCTCGCGCACCTTGGCGCAGGTCGACTGGAACGCCGAGCTCATCGTGGGCGACGTCGGTGAGGCCGTACGCCGTCTCAAGGATGAGCTGGGCGAGGGTCTCTTCCTGGGCGGGGTCCAGCTGCCGCTGGTGCTCGCCGAGCTCGGCCTGATCGACGAGTACGAGCTGGTCGTCCACCCACGCATCGCCGGTCACGGGCCGCGCCTGCTCGACGGCCTGTCGTCGTACGTCGACCTCGAGCTGGTCGACCGCGAGGACCTCGGCGACGGGGTCGTCGCGAATCGCTACCGCCCGACCGGCGCCGCACCCACGTGA
- a CDS encoding CoA ester lyase produces the protein MVSTSSTTGDSSTTGDKDIFRPRRSVLYMPSSNERALEKAKTLAVDGLILDLEDAVAPDAKPAARDNACAAAQSGEYGRRELTIRINAAGTEWHEDDLAAACAAGPDAIVVPKVDSADAVRSLVASMERHGAPDRTTLWAMVETPYAMLHAHEIASASDRLTVLVMGTNDLAKELYAEHVPGRQPLLTGLGLALLAARAAGKAIVDGVYNDVKNTEGFLDECRQGREMGFDGKTLIHPGQVAGANEAFAPSEKAVEDARGILQAWEDGRGSGVVTYNGRMVENLHVESAQRVLSMHEAITALEADQA, from the coding sequence ATGGTCTCGACGAGCTCGACCACCGGGGACAGCTCGACCACCGGAGACAAGGACATCTTCCGTCCCCGACGCTCGGTGCTCTACATGCCGTCGTCCAACGAGCGCGCGCTGGAGAAGGCCAAGACCCTGGCCGTCGACGGGTTGATCCTCGACCTCGAGGACGCCGTGGCGCCGGACGCCAAGCCCGCCGCGCGTGACAACGCCTGCGCCGCCGCGCAGTCGGGTGAGTACGGCCGTCGCGAGCTGACGATCCGCATCAACGCCGCCGGCACCGAGTGGCACGAGGACGACCTCGCCGCTGCGTGCGCCGCCGGCCCCGACGCGATCGTGGTGCCGAAGGTCGACAGCGCCGACGCCGTGCGCTCGCTCGTCGCGTCGATGGAGCGCCACGGCGCTCCGGACCGCACGACGCTGTGGGCGATGGTCGAGACGCCGTACGCGATGCTGCACGCGCACGAGATCGCCTCGGCCTCCGACCGCCTCACCGTGCTGGTGATGGGCACCAACGACCTCGCCAAGGAGCTGTACGCCGAGCACGTGCCCGGGCGCCAGCCGCTCCTGACCGGGCTCGGCCTGGCGCTTCTCGCCGCGCGTGCGGCCGGCAAGGCGATCGTCGACGGCGTCTACAACGACGTGAAGAACACCGAGGGCTTCCTCGACGAGTGCCGTCAGGGCCGCGAGATGGGCTTCGACGGCAAGACGCTCATCCACCCCGGTCAGGTCGCCGGCGCCAACGAGGCGTTCGCACCCTCGGAGAAGGCCGTCGAGGACGCCCGCGGCATCCTCCAGGCGTGGGAGGACGGTCGCGGGTCCGGGGTCGTGACCTACAACGGCCGGATGGTGGAGAACCTCCACGTCGAGTCCGCCCAGCGGGTGCTGTCGATGCACGAGGCGATCACGGCTCTCGAGGCCGACCAGGCCTGA
- a CDS encoding CoA ester lyase codes for MRSAKDFFRPLAVGAPEPLREIPARPSRAIHFFDPSNEKMAGKVPGMVGTVDVLLGNLEDAVKADNKVAAREGLVKIGQSTEGLGGEGASTQLWTRVNALDSPWFLDDLTTLIPAIGDKLDVVMVPKVQGAEDIQYVDRLLAQLEAKAGLTRPILIHAILETARGVVNVEEICGASPRMQGLSLGPADLAADRRMKTTRVGGGHPGYLVRQDPPVNDLGVAQVDADRSSYQQDLWHYTIARMVDACAMHGIFPYYGPFGDIADVVACEDQFRNAFLLGCVGTWSLHPKQIQIAKRVFSPSVEDVTHARRVVAAMGDGTGAVMLDGKMEDDASLKQCLVMVELAEELAKIDEDLRAAYDAIEVA; via the coding sequence ATGCGCAGCGCCAAGGACTTCTTCCGCCCGCTCGCCGTCGGGGCCCCCGAGCCCCTGCGCGAGATCCCCGCCCGCCCCAGCCGGGCCATCCACTTCTTCGACCCGTCGAACGAGAAGATGGCCGGCAAGGTGCCCGGCATGGTCGGCACCGTCGACGTGCTGCTCGGCAACCTCGAGGACGCGGTCAAGGCCGACAACAAGGTCGCCGCCCGCGAGGGCCTGGTGAAGATCGGGCAGAGCACCGAGGGCCTCGGCGGCGAGGGCGCCTCCACGCAGCTGTGGACGCGCGTCAACGCGCTCGACTCCCCCTGGTTCCTCGACGACTTGACCACGCTCATCCCGGCCATCGGCGACAAGCTCGACGTGGTCATGGTGCCGAAGGTGCAGGGCGCCGAGGACATCCAGTACGTCGACCGCCTGCTGGCCCAGCTCGAGGCCAAGGCCGGCCTGACGCGGCCGATCCTCATCCACGCGATCCTCGAGACCGCTCGCGGCGTGGTCAACGTCGAGGAGATCTGCGGCGCCAGCCCGCGCATGCAGGGGCTGTCCCTCGGACCGGCCGACCTCGCCGCGGACCGGCGCATGAAGACCACCCGGGTCGGGGGCGGCCACCCCGGCTACCTCGTCCGCCAGGACCCGCCGGTCAACGACCTCGGGGTCGCGCAGGTCGATGCCGACCGCTCGTCGTACCAGCAGGACCTGTGGCACTACACGATCGCCCGCATGGTCGACGCCTGCGCGATGCACGGGATCTTCCCCTACTACGGCCCCTTCGGCGACATCGCCGACGTGGTCGCCTGCGAGGACCAGTTCCGCAACGCCTTCCTGCTCGGCTGCGTCGGCACGTGGTCGCTGCACCCCAAGCAGATCCAGATCGCCAAGCGGGTCTTCTCCCCGAGCGTCGAGGACGTCACCCACGCCCGTCGCGTGGTCGCCGCGATGGGCGACGGCACCGGCGCGGTGATGCTCGACGGCAAGATGGAGGACGACGCCTCCCTCAAGCAGTGCCTGGTGATGGTCGAGCTGGCCGAGGAGCTGGCGAAGATCGACGAGGACCTCCGTGCGGCGTACGACGCGATCGAGGTGGCCTGA
- a CDS encoding serine hydrolase domain-containing protein, with the protein MDRDDLDGLGDRLTHLLTTYAVPGAQVGLLRRGERTVVCRGSSDLEGRHPVEAGTAFHAGSLAKSLAGLVVLDAARRGELDLDVPCRDQADPAAGLWDDTPRALLTQTTGRANLLPDIDEGLADFVARVEALPRVHAPGRFSYGNAGWSVLDLLLRRRTGSGFEDRATTLLDEVLGWRPDFGPPTGASLPHAVSSDGEVTQVPSDLAPAASAAGSRWWATADQLLDWAAFQLAPPAGWQPLVEELRRPAAPLPGSTVFDAWASGWAVWDRGAHQAFGWAGFTGGHRAYLRCFPEQDVAVVVLANAAGPLFGPPGGSALFDDLLPELLDTLGVPPLPGPADGTTSRPAAALAGQYGPMAVAAVAGDEDLLEVDARFVGQPVPVTYRRHGGDLFDVDGAPPGSTPLSFDDELAYLGPFALPRL; encoded by the coding sequence GGACGGGCTCGGCGACCGCCTCACGCACCTCCTCACGACGTACGCCGTGCCCGGTGCGCAGGTGGGGCTCCTGCGACGCGGCGAGCGCACCGTCGTGTGCCGCGGCTCCTCGGACCTCGAGGGACGGCACCCGGTCGAGGCCGGCACCGCCTTCCACGCCGGCTCGCTCGCCAAGTCCCTGGCCGGCTTGGTGGTCCTCGACGCCGCCCGGCGCGGCGAGCTGGACCTCGACGTGCCGTGCCGCGACCAGGCCGACCCCGCCGCAGGACTCTGGGACGACACCCCCCGGGCGCTGCTGACCCAGACGACCGGCCGGGCCAACCTGCTGCCGGACATCGACGAGGGCCTCGCGGACTTCGTGGCCCGGGTCGAGGCCCTGCCCCGCGTCCACGCACCCGGACGCTTCTCCTACGGCAACGCCGGCTGGTCGGTGCTCGACCTGCTGCTGCGCCGCCGCACGGGGTCCGGGTTCGAGGACCGGGCGACGACCCTGCTCGACGAGGTCCTGGGGTGGCGGCCGGACTTCGGCCCACCGACGGGCGCGTCGCTGCCCCACGCCGTGTCCTCCGACGGGGAGGTCACGCAGGTCCCGTCCGACCTGGCGCCCGCCGCGTCCGCCGCCGGCTCCCGGTGGTGGGCCACGGCCGACCAGCTGCTCGACTGGGCCGCGTTCCAGCTGGCACCGCCTGCGGGCTGGCAGCCCCTGGTCGAGGAGCTGCGCCGTCCGGCGGCGCCGCTCCCGGGCAGCACCGTCTTCGACGCCTGGGCGTCCGGCTGGGCCGTGTGGGACCGCGGCGCCCACCAGGCGTTCGGCTGGGCCGGGTTCACCGGCGGCCACCGCGCCTACCTGCGGTGCTTCCCCGAGCAGGACGTGGCCGTGGTGGTGCTCGCGAACGCGGCCGGCCCGCTGTTCGGACCGCCCGGCGGCTCCGCCCTCTTCGACGACCTGCTGCCCGAGCTGCTCGACACCCTGGGCGTGCCCCCGCTCCCCGGCCCGGCCGACGGGACCACGTCCCGGCCGGCCGCGGCGCTCGCCGGGCAGTACGGGCCGATGGCGGTCGCGGCCGTGGCGGGCGACGAGGACCTGCTCGAGGTCGACGCCCGGTTCGTCGGTCAGCCCGTGCCGGTGACCTACCGCCGCCACGGCGGCGACCTCTTCGACGTCGACGGCGCGCCGCCGGGGAGCACGCCGCTGTCCTTCGACGACGAGCTCGCCTACCTCGGTCCGTTCGCCCTGCCCCGGCTCTGA